The Rhinoraja longicauda isolate Sanriku21f chromosome 15, sRhiLon1.1, whole genome shotgun sequence genome includes a region encoding these proteins:
- the LOC144600591 gene encoding uncharacterized protein LOC144600591 — translation MEFNATKCVVLHFGKSNQQDLHSGALGTVEEQRDLEAQVHSSLKVASQVDRMVKNTIVRSPRDLRGFSPRSSVSSHTPKTYRVTKGTTGTGPRSTTWWQRLGVSLREGKRALKGNKTKEKFPARYGTFGVHPDRASVSWYSYLLSSRRRVADVTLQAAGGGACMLTSRPSTCVGPRLEACDCFAGEDRETRHTRRCAVTGEDRDTRHTRRCAVTGEDRHPWRCAATGGDRETRHPRRCAVTGEDRHPWRCAATGRAPGEADTHGGVRRPERPGDVTPTEVCGDRRRPTPMEVCGDRESPGGDRHPRRCAATGRAPGEADNHGGVR, via the exons atggagtttaatgcaacaAAGTGTGTGgttttacattttgggaagtcaaaccagcaggatcttcacagtggggCCCTGGGGactgttgaagagcagagggatctagaagcgcaagtacatagttccttgaaagtggcatcacaggtagatcggaTGGTCAAGAACactattgtacgttctccccgtgacctgcgtgggttttctccgagatcttcggtttcctcccacactccaaagacgtacag agtcaccaaaggtacaacaggtaccggaccacgaagtacaacatggtggcagcggcttggtgtttcgcttAGGGAGGGAAAaagagccctgaagggaaacaaaacgaaagaaaagtttccagctcggtacgggacgtttggagtgcatcccgacagggccagtgtgagttggtatagttacctgctcagtagtcggcgccgagttgccgacgtgacgctgcaagctgctgggggaggtgcgtgtatGCTCACGtcacgccccagcacctgtgtaggcccgagattagaagcctgcgactgcttcgccggggaagaccgggagacccgacacacacggagatgtgcggtgaccggggaagaccgggacacccgacacacacggagatgtgcggtgaccggggaagaccgacacccatggaggtgtgcggcaaccggaggagaccgggagactcgacacccacggaggtgtgcggtgaccggggaagaccgacacccatggaggtgtgcggcgaccgggagagccccgggagaggctgacacccacggaggtgtgcggcgaccggaaagaccgggagacgtgacacccacggaggtgtgcggtgaccggagaagaccgacacccatggaggtgtgcggcgaccgggagagccccggaggagaccgacacccacggcggtgtgcggcgaccgggagagccccgggggaggctgacaaccacggaggtgtgcggtga
- the dkc1 gene encoding H/ACA ribonucleoprotein complex subunit DKC1: MADGDASAKKHKKKSGETIGDIQQATDFLIAPESKTVKLDTSHWPLLLKNFDKLNVRTAHYTPIPNGCSPLKREIADYVRSGFINLDKPANPSSHEVVAWIRRILRVEKTGHSGTLDPKVTGCLIVCVERATRLVKSQQSAGKEYVGIVRLHNAIESELQLSRGLEMLTGALFQRPPLIAAVKRQLRVRTIYESKLIEYDPERRLGVFWVSCEAGTYIRTLCVHIGLLLGVGGQMQELRRVRSGVNGEKDNMVTMHDVLDAQWQYDHNKDETYLRRVILPLEKLMATHKRIVMKDSAVNAICYGAKIMLPGLLRYEDGIELNQEIVVITTKGEAICIGVALMTTAVISTCDHGVVAKIKRVIMERDTYPRKWGLGPKASQKKMMIQKGLLDKHGRPNGSTPESWKKDYVDYTPGNVGPRNAAQIQAVKRKRESESDESVVPSTPATVTSQPELTKKEKKKKKKEKKQKLFQESLVKIESPEPMSTPVAQESNPEVSKKEKKKKKEMGKSGTGETESSKKKKKKKEKEKAETSE, from the exons ATGGCGGATGGTGATG catctgcaaagaAGCATAAAAAGAAATCTGGGGAAACTATTGGG GACATCCAGCAAGCGACAGACTTTCTAATTGCACCAGAATCAAAGACAGTAAAATTAGACACATCTCATTGGCCTTTGTTGCTGAAG AATTTTGACAAACTTAATGTACGAACAGCCCATTACACACCCATTCCGAACGGCTGCTCGCCTCTCAAGAGGGAAATTGCTGACTATGTAAG GTCTGGATTCATTAACCTTGATAAGCCAGCAAACCCGTCTTCGCATGAAGTGGTAGCATGGATACGCAGGATTCTGCGAGTGGAAAAGACTGGTCACAGTGGAACACTGGATCCCAAAGTTACAGGCTGTCTAATTGTGTGCGTAGAACGAGCAACCCGACTAGTTAAATCCCAACAAAGCGCCG GCAAAGAGTATGTGGGAATTGTTCGGCTGCACAATGCTATTGAAAGTGAACTTCAGCTTAGTCGG GGTTTGGAGATGCTGACAGGAGCCTTATTCCAACGGCCTCCCTTGATTGCTGCTGTTAAAAGGCAATTAAGAGTGCGGACCATCTATGAAAGTAAACTGATTGAGTATGATCCAGAGAGGAGGTTGG GAGTCTTCTGGGTGAGCTGTGAAGCAGGGACGTACATCCGAACACTATGCGTACATATTGGCCTGTTGCTTGGAGTAGGAGGTCAGATGCAGGAGCTGAGGAGGGTGCGGTCAGGAGTGAATGGAGAAAAG GACAATATGGTAACAAtgcatgatgtgttggatgcccaATGGCAATATGACCACAACAAGGATGAAACCTATCTACGGCGTGTCATCTTACCCCTTGAAAAGCTGATGGCAACCCATAAACGGATTGTTATGAAGGACAGTGCA GTAAATGCTATCTGCTATGGTGCTAAAATTATGCTCCCTGGCCTGCTCCGTTATGAAGATGGGATTGAGTTGAACCAGGAAATCGTTGTCATTACAACAAAGGGAGAAGCAATTTGCATCG GTGTTGCATTAATGACGACGGCAGTAATATCGACATGTGACCATGGTGTGGTGGCAAAGATTAAACGTGTTATCATGGAACGGGACACTTACCCACGTAAGTGGGGCCTGGGGCCGAAG gcAAGTCAAAAGAAAATGATGATCCAGAAGGGCTTGCTAGATAAACATGGCAGACCAAATGGAAGTACTCCCGAATCATGGAAGAAGGACTATGTAGATTACAC TCCTGGAAATGTAGGACCTCGCAATGCAGCACAAATCCAGGCAGTGAAG AGAAAGCGAGAAAGtgagagtgatgagtctgtggtaCCATCCACCCCTGCAACAGTAACATCCCAGCCAGAGCTAactaagaaagagaaaaagaaaaagaagaaagaaaagaagcaAAAGTTATTTCAGGAATCACTG GTGAAAATTGAAAGTCCTGAACCAATGTCTACACCAGTAGCACAGGAATCCAATCCAGAAGTCagcaagaaagaaaagaaaaagaaaaaagaaatggGAAAGTCTGGGACTGGA GAGACTGAAAGCtcaaaaaagaagaaaaagaaaaaggaaaaggaaaaagctGAAACGAGCGAGTAA